From the Pontiella agarivorans genome, one window contains:
- a CDS encoding arylsulfatase translates to MNRTKVSTFIALISISFGCFAVSSKPNIILIFADDLGPGMLSCNGQKIVKTPHIDRLAHEGISFENYYGGVYCAPARWSLLTGLHSGRVGGFKQTDGSLPLLRDRGRITQAEYEEQYAELKANANPIGENEVFLAEVARQAGYKTAQFGKLDRGFLTWHERVKRFGWDEYEGFYSHARCHGFYPPYIWRNGERIELEGNPNANCGRASQDGLDEPVGQFGKTYVPDLFAESVVAYIREHGEAVRAGKKTKPFFLYHPTQLPHGPCAVPAIHPDYIDDERLGLAEKKYATMVKILDNHVGAILAELKTQGLDENTVVFFASDNGHELYFGPRMDFKKQQTPDGEKYNLTDNKFRTSEVADIFDGAGGRAGLKRSGYQGGIQCVMMARWPGKIAAGKKSGLLTSHYDFLSTVAEIGGIAPPAGKDGISYLSTLLGKPQTTSHDYVVVDNNYQIMGGAALVMADGFKLIRDNNTKGFQLYNILEDNEERFELSAQYPERVEQMKAILMREIKSERRDLK, encoded by the coding sequence GTGAACAGAACGAAAGTCAGCACGTTTATCGCTCTAATATCGATTAGCTTTGGCTGCTTTGCGGTTTCTTCGAAGCCCAATATTATCCTCATTTTTGCGGATGATCTGGGGCCGGGCATGTTGAGCTGCAATGGTCAAAAGATCGTGAAGACGCCGCACATTGATCGCCTGGCGCATGAAGGAATCTCGTTTGAGAACTATTATGGAGGGGTCTATTGTGCGCCCGCGCGCTGGTCGCTGCTGACGGGGTTGCATTCGGGGCGTGTTGGCGGGTTTAAGCAAACCGACGGATCCTTGCCGCTTCTGCGTGACCGTGGTCGTATCACGCAGGCCGAATATGAGGAGCAATATGCTGAGCTGAAAGCGAATGCGAATCCGATTGGAGAGAATGAGGTTTTTCTGGCGGAAGTGGCGCGGCAAGCCGGCTATAAAACGGCACAGTTCGGGAAGTTGGATCGCGGGTTTCTAACGTGGCATGAGCGGGTGAAGCGGTTCGGCTGGGATGAATATGAGGGTTTTTATTCTCATGCCCGCTGTCATGGATTTTATCCCCCCTATATTTGGCGCAATGGAGAACGGATTGAACTGGAAGGCAACCCGAATGCCAATTGCGGGCGGGCGAGTCAGGACGGATTGGATGAACCGGTTGGGCAGTTTGGCAAGACCTATGTGCCCGACCTGTTTGCTGAAAGCGTGGTGGCCTATATTCGCGAACACGGCGAAGCGGTTCGCGCCGGAAAAAAGACGAAACCGTTTTTTCTGTATCATCCTACCCAGCTGCCGCACGGACCGTGCGCCGTACCGGCCATTCATCCCGATTATATCGATGACGAGCGGTTGGGGCTGGCGGAGAAAAAATATGCCACGATGGTCAAGATTCTCGATAACCATGTGGGCGCAATCCTCGCCGAGCTAAAGACGCAGGGGCTCGATGAAAACACGGTGGTGTTTTTTGCGTCGGATAACGGGCACGAGCTCTATTTCGGGCCGCGCATGGATTTTAAAAAACAGCAAACGCCGGACGGTGAGAAATATAATTTGACCGACAACAAATTCCGTACCTCAGAGGTCGCCGATATCTTTGACGGCGCGGGCGGTCGGGCCGGCTTGAAACGCTCGGGCTACCAGGGCGGGATTCAGTGCGTGATGATGGCGCGCTGGCCGGGAAAGATTGCCGCAGGGAAAAAATCGGGATTGCTGACATCTCACTATGATTTTCTCTCCACGGTCGCTGAAATTGGAGGGATTGCACCTCCTGCGGGTAAAGACGGCATCTCGTATTTGTCAACGTTGCTGGGGAAGCCGCAAACGACAAGCCATGACTATGTCGTGGTGGACAACAATTATCAGATCATGGGAGGTGCGGCGCTCGTTATGGCCGATGGCTTTAAGCTGATTCGTGACAATAATACGAAGGGATTCCAGCTCTACAACATTCTGGAAGATAACGAAGAGCGGTTTGAGCTATCAGCGCAGTACCCCGAACGGGTGGAGCAAATGAAAGCCATTTTGATGCGAGAAATAAAGTCCGAACGACGGGATTTGAAATAG
- a CDS encoding arylsulfatase: MNKTFGFLIGSFCVALLAAEKSRGNACSSAGNSLVSRPNVVLIMCDDMGFSDLGCYGSEIETPNIDALANEGIRFSNFKNAGRCCPSRASLLTGRYQHSVGMGWMTVVDEHRPGYRGQITGEVPTIAEVFKANGYSTYMSGKWHVTVDGSWRPEEDAAPNGSWPTQRGFDEFYGSLSGGGNYYKVKGLKRNTTAITDFPKGYYYTHAITKHAVEFIEHHNTEKPMFMYLAHYAPHVPLQAPAERVEKCKARYAVGYDVLRQQRFQRLEKLGLIPSGKKLPANNGEFDEAVRVDWSDLSEEKKEVWVEEMATYAAMIEVVDDGIGEVVNTLKKKGMYENTYFLFLSDNGGSARQSKLARLRADLTNTPYRLYKCFTYSGGISSPLIIKAPESILFEGSLRHDLAHITDVFPTCLDLAGVEYPETFHGEPISGPDGISLLPALRGDSLPERDLFFEHQTSCAVISGDYKLVRVDSRTPWELIDLKADPFETTDLSSRYPEKAIELEKKWTAWATRNHVFPLEEREWKERVIYYKEKYPDQRGDR, from the coding sequence ATGAACAAAACGTTTGGGTTTTTAATCGGTAGTTTTTGTGTGGCGTTGTTGGCGGCGGAAAAATCACGGGGGAACGCGTGTTCTTCTGCCGGGAATTCGTTGGTCAGCAGACCGAATGTGGTTCTGATCATGTGCGATGACATGGGCTTTTCGGATTTGGGGTGCTACGGGAGCGAAATTGAAACCCCGAATATCGATGCGCTGGCTAATGAGGGCATCCGGTTCAGTAATTTTAAAAATGCGGGGCGCTGCTGCCCGAGCCGCGCATCGTTGCTGACCGGCAGGTATCAGCATTCGGTAGGAATGGGCTGGATGACCGTGGTGGATGAGCATCGGCCGGGGTATCGCGGACAGATTACAGGCGAGGTTCCAACCATTGCAGAAGTTTTTAAAGCCAACGGTTATTCAACGTATATGTCCGGAAAGTGGCATGTTACGGTTGATGGGAGCTGGCGACCGGAAGAGGACGCCGCTCCCAATGGAAGCTGGCCGACGCAACGCGGTTTCGATGAATTCTACGGCAGTCTGTCCGGCGGCGGAAATTATTACAAAGTCAAGGGACTGAAGCGTAATACGACTGCGATTACCGATTTTCCAAAGGGCTATTACTACACGCATGCCATCACGAAACATGCCGTTGAGTTTATTGAACATCATAATACAGAAAAGCCGATGTTTATGTATCTGGCGCACTATGCGCCGCATGTGCCGTTGCAGGCTCCGGCAGAGCGGGTGGAAAAATGCAAAGCTCGCTATGCGGTTGGCTACGATGTGCTCCGGCAACAGCGGTTCCAACGATTGGAAAAACTCGGGCTGATTCCTTCCGGCAAAAAACTGCCGGCGAATAATGGCGAGTTTGATGAGGCCGTTCGGGTGGATTGGTCTGATCTTTCTGAAGAGAAGAAGGAGGTGTGGGTTGAAGAAATGGCCACCTATGCCGCGATGATTGAAGTGGTCGACGATGGTATTGGCGAAGTGGTGAATACGTTGAAGAAGAAAGGAATGTACGAAAATACCTATTTCCTGTTTTTGAGCGATAATGGGGGGAGCGCCCGGCAAAGCAAACTGGCGCGACTTCGGGCTGACCTGACGAATACCCCGTATCGGTTATACAAATGCTTTACCTATTCGGGCGGCATCAGTTCGCCTTTAATTATCAAAGCTCCGGAATCCATTCTTTTTGAGGGATCGTTGCGACACGACCTTGCGCATATTACGGATGTTTTTCCGACTTGTCTGGATTTGGCGGGCGTTGAGTATCCGGAAACATTTCACGGCGAACCGATTTCCGGGCCCGATGGAATCAGTCTGCTGCCTGCACTGAGAGGAGATTCCTTGCCGGAGCGGGATCTCTTTTTTGAACATCAGACCAGTTGCGCGGTAATTTCCGGCGATTACAAACTGGTTCGAGTGGATAGCCGAACGCCTTGGGAGTTGATTGATTTGAAGGCGGATCCATTTGAGACGACCGACCTCTCTTCCAGGTATCCCGAAAAGGCCATCGAACTGGAAAAGAAGTGGACGGCCTGGGCGACACGAAACCATGTTTTTCCGCTGGAGGAGCGCGAATGGAAAGAACGGGTTATTTACTATAAAGAAAAATATCCCGATCAGCGCGGGGACAGGTGA
- a CDS encoding alpha-L-fucosidase, translated as MTRFGVAVFILAAVTAGARNQYESSWKSIKTHEIPDWGLDAKFGIYAHWGPYSITGEWEECPPPNGGNYYTTGYRGIYTIDEWNPQRQAFEKRYGSIKDGNGYYQVAENFTAKGFDPVKWADLVKESGAKYAGTCAVHHDGYLMWDSEITDFCAGKIGAKRDLVGELFAELEKRNIKTIASFHHARTKKFFDGWYNLMTRHADYAGVDLLQPEAQDRYWFMGTKEDFAAKRLAITKEMINKYKPDVIWFDGGATDGATEIVSEFLNMGIREHKEVCLHNKDRQFGHAYGVYSYERGYLRPLNLLNHPWEDDETSSISGSWCWWHGINYKPSGDLIKRLCHLVANNGGLLLSLNPRPDGSFDPAMEEQLRGIGRWLKQNDEAIHGTRPWKIQGEGHMDEFELRYIWSKSMPYRYATPNVRLFNHTDIRFTTKGNTLYAIQLGIPRSGKTLIKSLSNRTKVGSGNEIKSIELLGHGKVTFVRGDEELMIKLPKQLPNHVALVFKIEIEGELERILYQGKR; from the coding sequence ATGACTCGTTTTGGAGTGGCCGTTTTTATACTGGCAGCAGTAACAGCAGGTGCCCGGAACCAATACGAATCGAGCTGGAAGTCCATTAAAACCCATGAAATTCCGGATTGGGGGCTCGATGCAAAATTCGGAATTTATGCCCATTGGGGACCGTATTCGATAACGGGGGAGTGGGAAGAATGTCCGCCTCCCAATGGCGGCAATTATTATACGACGGGTTATCGTGGAATTTATACCATAGATGAATGGAATCCCCAGCGTCAGGCATTTGAGAAGCGGTATGGTTCCATCAAAGATGGTAACGGATATTATCAGGTGGCTGAAAACTTTACTGCGAAGGGGTTTGATCCGGTTAAGTGGGCGGATTTGGTGAAGGAATCCGGTGCCAAGTATGCCGGCACCTGTGCGGTTCATCATGATGGGTATTTGATGTGGGACAGTGAGATTACAGATTTTTGCGCCGGAAAAATCGGAGCAAAAAGGGATCTGGTCGGCGAACTGTTTGCCGAGTTGGAAAAACGGAATATTAAAACCATAGCTTCGTTCCATCATGCCCGGACTAAAAAGTTCTTTGATGGTTGGTATAATTTGATGACCCGCCATGCTGACTATGCAGGTGTTGACCTACTGCAGCCGGAGGCACAAGACAGGTATTGGTTCATGGGAACAAAGGAAGATTTCGCAGCAAAGCGGTTAGCGATTACGAAAGAAATGATCAACAAATATAAGCCCGATGTCATTTGGTTTGACGGCGGGGCAACCGATGGGGCCACGGAAATTGTTTCCGAGTTCCTCAATATGGGTATCCGTGAGCATAAGGAGGTCTGTCTGCATAATAAAGATCGGCAATTTGGGCATGCCTATGGCGTCTATTCATATGAACGCGGATATCTCCGGCCGCTCAACCTGCTGAATCATCCCTGGGAGGATGATGAGACCTCATCAATCAGCGGGAGCTGGTGCTGGTGGCATGGCATTAACTACAAGCCGTCGGGCGATCTGATTAAACGGCTCTGTCATTTGGTAGCGAATAATGGCGGCCTGCTGCTTTCTCTTAATCCGCGTCCGGATGGGTCGTTTGATCCGGCTATGGAAGAACAGCTCAGAGGGATCGGTCGTTGGCTGAAGCAGAACGATGAAGCCATTCACGGAACACGCCCATGGAAAATTCAAGGGGAAGGGCATATGGATGAATTTGAGCTGCGTTATATCTGGAGCAAATCCATGCCCTATAGATACGCAACGCCTAACGTGAGACTGTTCAACCATACGGATATCCGCTTCACGACCAAGGGAAATACACTTTATGCCATACAGTTGGGAATTCCCCGATCGGGGAAAACCCTGATCAAATCGCTTTCCAATAGAACCAAAGTCGGTTCCGGTAATGAAATTAAAAGTATTGAATTACTGGGGCATGGCAAGGTGACATTTGTAAGAGGAGATGAAGAGCTGATGATCAAGCTTCCTAAACAGCTTCCTAATCATGTGGCTTTGGTTTTTAAAATTGAAATCGAGGGAGAACTCGAGCGAATTCTTTATCAGGGAAAACGCTAA
- a CDS encoding sulfatase, with protein MKNILLLTALIGGLTAHAEKPNILLIMVDDLNRFVGCYDGPAISPNIDKLAETGVKFGNAYSACPSCNPSRVALMTGLRPENSGVFNNTQHYRKTESAKNLTSLPEFLQQNGYHTIAAGKIFHHRGRNHNNPDPLSDPQSWNFQPGISAEKSFGHNYRARYFEENGDPKWLARTSKTVAPKDRKSLTGTWVWGPLEEDIKPTNTLDWNVAEWGAAWLNRDFSEPRVEDAPAPDEKPWLLACGIFRPHIPYICPQQYFDLYTTEENKHRLALPDLPENDFDDLPPIAKPDWFGRYVKPYPEEWSFVRHSYYACITYADEAVGIILDGLAKSEYADNTIVILMGDHGQQIGEKDNEGKAWVWRSASGTPMIIKMPNGATGTVESAVSMLDIYPTLAELIGAEPPHELDGVSLLPQLKDPTARRSEPAVITNTRGNQIGVVLDQWHYISYNDGTHELYDQHADPGEFTNLLHPANFKEKYMVVVKRLEQFIPENRK; from the coding sequence ATGAAAAACATTTTGCTGTTAACCGCGCTGATCGGAGGGCTTACGGCCCATGCTGAAAAACCCAATATTCTTTTAATCATGGTGGATGATCTGAACCGGTTTGTAGGGTGCTATGACGGACCGGCCATATCGCCTAATATTGATAAACTGGCGGAAACCGGAGTCAAGTTTGGCAATGCATATTCAGCCTGTCCGTCGTGCAACCCCTCACGCGTTGCGTTGATGACCGGTCTTCGTCCGGAAAACAGCGGCGTATTCAACAATACCCAGCACTACCGCAAAACCGAGTCCGCAAAGAATTTAACCTCACTACCGGAATTTCTTCAGCAGAATGGATACCACACCATTGCCGCCGGTAAAATTTTCCATCACAGAGGAAGAAATCATAATAATCCCGATCCTCTGTCCGATCCGCAATCCTGGAATTTTCAGCCGGGAATCAGCGCTGAAAAAAGTTTCGGCCACAACTACAGAGCGCGATACTTTGAAGAAAACGGTGACCCCAAATGGCTTGCACGCACCTCCAAAACAGTCGCCCCAAAAGACCGGAAATCGTTAACAGGAACGTGGGTCTGGGGACCGCTGGAAGAAGATATTAAGCCAACCAACACATTGGATTGGAATGTTGCGGAATGGGGCGCTGCCTGGCTGAACCGGGACTTTTCGGAACCGCGGGTGGAGGACGCTCCTGCTCCCGATGAGAAACCCTGGCTTCTGGCCTGCGGAATCTTCCGGCCGCACATCCCCTATATCTGCCCTCAGCAATATTTTGATCTCTACACGACCGAAGAAAACAAACACCGATTGGCCCTTCCGGATTTGCCGGAGAATGATTTTGATGATCTGCCGCCCATTGCAAAGCCGGATTGGTTCGGCAGATATGTGAAGCCCTATCCGGAAGAGTGGTCATTTGTTCGGCATTCATATTATGCCTGTATTACGTATGCTGATGAGGCCGTTGGCATCATTCTCGATGGTCTGGCGAAAAGTGAATATGCTGACAATACCATCGTTATTCTGATGGGCGATCATGGTCAGCAGATCGGTGAAAAAGATAACGAAGGGAAAGCATGGGTATGGCGTTCGGCATCAGGGACACCCATGATCATTAAGATGCCCAATGGGGCAACTGGAACGGTGGAGTCTGCAGTATCTATGCTGGATATTTATCCAACGCTGGCCGAGCTGATTGGTGCAGAACCTCCTCATGAACTGGATGGAGTCAGTCTGTTGCCTCAACTGAAAGATCCGACGGCTAGACGTTCGGAACCTGCAGTAATTACCAACACCCGAGGCAACCAGATCGGGGTGGTATTGGATCAATGGCACTACATCAGTTATAATGATGGTACGCATGAATTATACGACCAGCATGCTGATCCCGGGGAATTTACCAACTTACTCCACCCCGCCAACTTTAAAGAAAAATACATGGTTGTTGTAAAACGACTTGAGCAATTTATTCCCGAAAACAGAAAATAG
- a CDS encoding glycoside hydrolase family protein: MKKSTFAVLMVFAALVVSDAEAKKTKHGSKEYTDLPPYERVSGLVWGGQFMDRFEPVPVMSPMTRDTWGVDAVVPRDITNGIEDPDWSYWGGKIVKGDDGKYHMFPCRWSEDNPRGHRAWMHSQIVHAVSENPLGPYKVIEHIGPGHNPSVYRKADGSYVVYAFCRTEGRSLNYYYQAKTLEGPWSINAYEEDLRARPGTYPHASNCGFAMREDGSFLKVDKKGTMHFSKTGTSKWYAVGTGRVFPPKLNPNDRYEDPALWYDGIQYHMITHNYLAWQAYYLRSKDGVHWVKDPGLAYGDANVVYEDGTTNNWYRFERVMVLQDDLGRAVQINFATLDVNKDSERGNDNHNSKNVCIPLTVGRQLEVLNREPIDAKTTQIRVKVKAEKGFDPHVDMELESLRFGATQEVDFGRGCKVVKTEPSGQDLILIFDAKGNGFRAENFVGKLLGLTTEGKLLFGWSRLPGVTYIEPILSADVPVIKSGKSGTTILVDVTNFGQVSSDDSARLVVMVEGKNVASRPLPLLKPFEEQSVSLNTSETYEWSETVPVTTQLILNGRVQESFESKVTVGCQH; the protein is encoded by the coding sequence ATGAAAAAAAGTACATTTGCGGTTTTGATGGTTTTTGCGGCGCTGGTTGTGAGTGACGCGGAGGCCAAGAAGACAAAACACGGTTCGAAGGAGTACACCGACCTGCCGCCGTATGAACGGGTTTCGGGGTTGGTGTGGGGCGGCCAGTTTATGGATCGTTTTGAACCGGTACCCGTTATGAGCCCTATGACCAGAGATACCTGGGGTGTTGATGCGGTCGTTCCGCGCGATATAACCAATGGAATCGAGGATCCCGACTGGTCGTATTGGGGCGGTAAGATCGTCAAAGGAGACGATGGGAAATATCATATGTTCCCGTGTCGCTGGTCGGAGGATAATCCGCGCGGACACCGTGCCTGGATGCATTCGCAAATTGTGCACGCGGTTTCTGAAAATCCGCTGGGTCCTTATAAGGTCATTGAACATATTGGCCCGGGGCATAATCCAAGCGTGTATCGGAAAGCTGATGGTTCTTATGTTGTGTATGCTTTCTGTCGAACCGAAGGTCGTTCGCTGAATTATTACTATCAGGCAAAGACGCTGGAAGGCCCGTGGTCGATCAATGCCTATGAAGAAGATTTGCGCGCGCGTCCGGGGACGTATCCCCATGCCTCGAACTGCGGCTTTGCTATGCGGGAAGACGGTTCATTTTTGAAGGTCGATAAAAAGGGAACCATGCATTTCAGTAAAACCGGAACCTCCAAATGGTATGCGGTCGGAACGGGGCGGGTTTTTCCGCCCAAACTGAATCCGAATGACCGCTATGAAGATCCGGCCCTTTGGTACGACGGTATTCAGTATCATATGATTACACATAATTACTTGGCCTGGCAGGCCTACTATTTACGCTCAAAAGACGGGGTGCACTGGGTAAAGGATCCGGGACTGGCCTATGGCGATGCAAACGTGGTGTATGAAGACGGTACGACGAATAACTGGTATCGCTTTGAGCGGGTTATGGTGCTGCAGGATGATCTCGGCCGAGCCGTGCAGATTAACTTTGCAACACTGGATGTGAATAAGGATTCGGAACGGGGCAACGACAACCACAACTCCAAAAACGTGTGTATTCCGCTGACGGTCGGCCGACAGCTGGAGGTGTTGAATCGTGAGCCTATTGATGCAAAAACCACTCAGATTCGCGTGAAAGTGAAGGCGGAAAAGGGGTTTGATCCACATGTGGATATGGAGCTTGAATCGCTCCGCTTCGGCGCGACGCAGGAAGTGGATTTCGGGCGCGGTTGCAAGGTCGTGAAAACAGAACCGTCGGGTCAGGATCTGATTCTGATTTTTGATGCCAAAGGAAATGGATTCAGGGCGGAAAATTTTGTCGGGAAACTGCTGGGGTTAACGACGGAAGGAAAATTGCTGTTCGGCTGGTCGCGTCTGCCGGGTGTAACCTATATAGAACCGATCCTGTCGGCGGATGTTCCCGTCATTAAGAGCGGAAAATCCGGAACCACGATTCTGGTGGACGTAACCAATTTCGGTCAGGTTTCTTCCGATGATTCGGCGCGGTTGGTTGTGATGGTTGAGGGTAAAAATGTGGCCTCCCGCCCGCTTCCTTTGCTCAAGCCCTTTGAGGAGCAGAGCGTGAGTCTAAACACTTCCGAAACCTATGAATGGTCGGAAACGGTTCCGGTTACCACTCAGTTGATCCTGAACGGTCGTGTGCAGGAGTCATTTGAGTCAAAGGTTACGGTCGGTTGCCAGCATTAA